One genomic segment of Rubritalea squalenifaciens DSM 18772 includes these proteins:
- a CDS encoding PDZ domain-containing protein, with translation MKLIQITAIFLMGMVTAMANDLSKSIIKVSTTLQSYNASQPWEKTAPSKRRGLGAVLNGQKVLTTAEMVANSNFIELETADGLHTFPAKVNAVDYEANLALVVPTTDKGKEALSKAKPFELSSPVELKDEVEIVQLEDNGMTIVTEGRLQGADIVSSFVDGHYFLTYEIKASLQSAANSYTIPVLHKGKLLGLLTSYSSKDQLLDVIAPEIVAAFLKDAADGDYVGFPSLGIASTATTDPNFRDWLKLSDEQGGLYITRVQPDSPASKAGIEKGDVLLAIDGNEIDRKGFYRANGYGQLYWTHLIRGVKSTGDTVTMTVLRDGKKSQHSAVLTRTPEGIIPSHTYDRAPRFLVKGGLIFQELSSSYLQAFGKDWENRAPINLLDALNHPEDYEEGRNRIVFISATIPTPATLGYEKVNSAIVTKVNGQDIADIPSLIQALSKPNEQGIHTIEIDESPNKIYLDSKTSDTVDRQLLLRGLPSLSRETE, from the coding sequence ATGAAACTGATTCAAATTACCGCAATTTTCCTGATGGGAATGGTCACCGCCATGGCTAATGACCTCTCCAAGTCCATCATCAAGGTGTCTACCACCCTGCAAAGCTACAATGCCTCTCAACCTTGGGAAAAAACGGCACCATCCAAGCGCCGCGGTCTCGGAGCTGTTCTCAACGGTCAGAAAGTACTGACCACCGCTGAGATGGTAGCTAACTCCAACTTTATTGAGCTGGAGACCGCTGATGGCTTGCACACCTTCCCCGCCAAAGTCAACGCCGTGGACTATGAAGCCAATCTTGCTCTGGTTGTCCCCACCACAGACAAAGGAAAGGAAGCTTTGTCCAAGGCCAAACCATTTGAACTTTCCTCACCCGTGGAGCTGAAAGATGAAGTGGAGATCGTGCAGCTCGAGGACAACGGCATGACCATCGTCACCGAGGGCCGCCTCCAGGGAGCTGACATCGTCTCCAGCTTTGTAGACGGTCATTATTTCCTCACTTATGAGATCAAGGCATCGCTCCAAAGCGCAGCTAATTCTTACACAATCCCCGTATTGCACAAAGGCAAGTTACTTGGACTTCTCACCAGCTATTCATCCAAGGACCAGCTCCTCGACGTGATTGCCCCGGAAATCGTAGCAGCCTTCCTTAAAGACGCGGCTGACGGTGACTACGTGGGCTTCCCGTCTCTCGGCATTGCATCCACTGCCACTACAGATCCTAACTTCCGTGACTGGCTCAAGCTATCTGACGAACAAGGCGGGCTCTACATCACCAGAGTGCAGCCAGACAGCCCGGCTTCCAAGGCTGGCATTGAAAAAGGCGATGTCCTTCTCGCCATCGATGGGAACGAGATCGACCGCAAAGGATTCTACCGCGCCAATGGCTACGGACAGCTCTACTGGACTCACCTCATCCGTGGTGTAAAGTCCACTGGAGACACCGTGACAATGACCGTACTGCGTGACGGAAAGAAATCCCAGCACAGTGCCGTTCTCACCCGCACACCTGAAGGAATCATCCCTTCCCACACCTATGATAGAGCACCACGTTTCTTGGTAAAAGGTGGACTTATCTTCCAGGAGCTTTCCAGCTCTTACCTGCAAGCCTTCGGCAAGGATTGGGAAAACCGCGCACCGATCAACCTTCTCGATGCCCTGAACCACCCTGAAGACTACGAAGAAGGCCGCAACCGCATTGTTTTCATCTCTGCCACCATCCCCACCCCAGCCACTCTCGGCTACGAGAAGGTGAACAGCGCGATTGTCACCAAAGTCAATGGACAAGACATTGCCGATATCCCGTCCCTGATCCAAGCGCTCTCCAAACCAAACGAGCAAGGCATTCATACGATCGAAATCGATGAAAGCCCAAACAAGATCTACTTGGATTCTAAAACCTCAGATACCGTAGATCGTCAGCTCCTCTTGAGAGGTCTTCCATCCCTTTCCCGCGAAACGGAGTAA
- the hisG gene encoding ATP phosphoribosyltransferase: MANKLKIALPKGSLQDPTLDLLEKAGYNIYTSSRGLRPSSDDDDLDIYMIRAQEIGGYIDSGFLDCGITGLDWAYENRADLVDMAELPYSRATTRPTKWVLVVPENSPIQSVHDLEGKRIATEGVGITERYLEEKGVKADIEFSWGATEVKVPDLVDAIVDVTETGNSIRANKLRIVDTLLTSFPHFYSSKQAYEDDWKRGKMERLVLMLKAALEARDKVGLKMNLPEKSLQQVLDTLPSLRRPTIAQLAEDGWVAVETVIEETVSRKIIPTLKELGAEGIIEYPLNKIVK, translated from the coding sequence ATGGCTAACAAACTAAAAATAGCACTCCCAAAAGGTTCCCTGCAGGATCCAACACTCGATCTCCTCGAAAAGGCAGGCTACAACATCTACACGTCTAGCCGTGGTCTTCGCCCGTCTTCAGACGATGATGATCTGGATATCTACATGATCCGTGCTCAGGAAATCGGCGGTTACATTGATTCCGGCTTCCTCGACTGTGGCATCACTGGACTCGACTGGGCCTACGAAAACCGTGCCGACCTTGTCGACATGGCTGAACTTCCCTACTCCCGCGCGACGACACGCCCGACCAAGTGGGTCCTCGTAGTACCAGAAAATTCCCCAATTCAGTCCGTTCACGACCTCGAAGGCAAGCGCATCGCCACAGAAGGCGTTGGCATCACCGAGCGCTACCTGGAAGAAAAAGGCGTTAAGGCCGACATCGAATTCTCGTGGGGAGCCACGGAAGTTAAAGTTCCTGATCTCGTAGACGCTATCGTAGACGTTACCGAGACTGGAAACTCCATCCGTGCGAACAAACTGCGCATCGTGGACACACTTCTCACCTCATTCCCACACTTCTATTCCAGCAAGCAAGCTTACGAAGACGACTGGAAGCGCGGCAAGATGGAGCGCCTCGTTCTGATGCTCAAGGCAGCCCTCGAAGCCCGCGACAAGGTGGGACTCAAGATGAACCTTCCAGAAAAATCCTTGCAACAGGTCCTCGATACACTACCTTCCCTCCGCCGACCTACTATCGCTCAGCTCGCTGAAGACGGTTGGGTTGCCGTGGAAACCGTGATCGAAGAGACAGTTTCCCGCAAGATCATCCCTACGCTCAAGGAGCTGGGTGCAGAAGGTATCATCGAGTACCCTCTGAACAAGATCGTCAAATAA
- a CDS encoding AURKAIP1/COX24 domain-containing protein: protein MGSLKKRRKAKINKHKRSKRSKANRHKKRLRYKS from the coding sequence ATGGGTAGCCTAAAGAAGCGCCGTAAGGCCAAAATCAACAAGCACAAGCGCTCCAAGCGCTCCAAGGCGAATCGTCACAAGAAGCGCCTTCGTTACAAGTCATAA
- a CDS encoding DEAD/DEAH box helicase, producing MNPDRATLNFLNSFPEEARNRGETLQQEGAVTQIFGNHLFIQGRVEDRGGVFRTSLRLQGNRWFGSCTAEDEITAGACLYATMMERMHRGEDLPESPNEFDDTPIIDLIEDKLDREVDDKEADFVSKVEKRYRRYVIEGEIHDHDMVRLNPRWEIVSYDPLELWPMPPGDIIEFWNYIAYAFYKKKLPYPDFMNCITDLEAVQKKMQDWEKEREIAEWYDRIESVNERPPQEKPLKTDFRVVSTINEARVEVREEDGEWMPIREKNDIERLVGLFEEAALRMDAQSQVIWEHYLAFYHGENATTMDLDTEEACRFMNRLFRQSALKGHIVNLDDKHYKVTKDALRWVCEDDPYYPDSFALQLVTKSGENVSHSVRILPGREELYQSDETVFPGPPRWLDDTEVMPRYMIPKQVVDSLEGVEFLRKIGAKLPESLKKRVLDLDLYPRFEMRIEQGLTAAETEHLVINVNALEKKERRTEKLVKEGWELVEQKPVKGKQLLRFAREDLYPVPSLLQEMGLTYDEKLGEFKTRVTKQFPEKFAEWANKMPESVDVEMDFKLKTLLADPVTAAIRFEVVNQDIDWFDLKIVIDVEGVNLTKAQIRQLVAARGGYVRMEDGGWMRLEIKLDDDQREAVTRLGLDPFDLSGETHRMHALQLADPKAAEVFDPKAWKRIKDSAQDIQVDVDADVPEGLNATLRPYQVEGFRFLAYLSTNRFGGILADDMGLGKTIQSITYVLWLREQNMKEKNAIKKPALVVCPKSVLDVWATEAEKFAPELKVKVLRTRDDLIIDEAQNDLDLVVLNYAQLRVCGEDLNTIKWLTVILDEGQQIKNPDSKAAKSARELNAANRLVLTGTPIENRLMDMWSLMAFAMPGVLGSRAYFKKRFDKRKDPSSQTRLAARLRPFLLRRTKLQVAKDLPPRTEEEVFASMEGLQAEMYKAELKRIQKALLGLDSDEAVKKNSFAILQGLMRLRQICCHPGLIDPKYLKEESAKMTALFYLLDQLRDEGHKVLVFSQFVSMLDIIKARLETESRPYHYLTGQTKDRKGVIESFQTTKDPSVFMLSLKAGGAGLNLTSASYVILYDPWWNPAVENQAIDRTHRIGQKNKVIAYRLLTRDTVEEKIRVLQHQKTALVTNVLGDEGFASNLGVEDLQFILNHGGEMLGDEE from the coding sequence ATGAATCCTGATAGAGCAACACTTAACTTCCTAAATAGTTTCCCGGAGGAAGCTCGCAACAGAGGCGAGACTCTCCAGCAGGAGGGAGCGGTTACCCAGATTTTTGGTAACCACCTTTTCATCCAGGGAAGAGTGGAGGACCGTGGCGGTGTTTTCCGTACGAGTCTCCGTCTGCAGGGCAACCGTTGGTTCGGTAGCTGTACTGCTGAAGATGAGATCACTGCAGGTGCTTGTCTATACGCTACCATGATGGAGCGTATGCACCGTGGTGAGGACTTGCCTGAAAGTCCTAATGAATTTGATGATACCCCGATCATCGATTTGATCGAAGATAAACTCGACCGTGAGGTCGATGATAAAGAGGCTGACTTTGTTAGCAAGGTGGAGAAGCGCTACCGCCGATATGTGATCGAGGGTGAAATCCATGATCACGACATGGTACGTTTGAACCCTCGTTGGGAGATTGTCAGTTATGATCCGCTAGAACTCTGGCCGATGCCTCCAGGGGACATCATTGAGTTCTGGAACTATATTGCCTACGCCTTTTACAAGAAGAAGCTCCCTTATCCGGACTTCATGAACTGCATCACTGACCTGGAAGCAGTTCAGAAGAAAATGCAGGACTGGGAGAAGGAGCGTGAGATCGCTGAGTGGTACGACCGTATCGAAAGCGTCAATGAGCGCCCTCCTCAGGAAAAGCCTCTCAAGACTGATTTCCGAGTTGTTTCCACGATCAACGAAGCACGCGTTGAGGTCAGGGAAGAGGATGGTGAGTGGATGCCAATCCGTGAGAAGAACGATATCGAGCGTCTCGTCGGCTTGTTTGAAGAAGCCGCTCTCCGCATGGATGCTCAAAGCCAGGTAATCTGGGAGCATTATCTTGCATTCTACCATGGTGAAAATGCCACTACGATGGATTTGGACACTGAAGAGGCTTGCCGCTTCATGAATCGTCTGTTCCGTCAGTCGGCACTCAAGGGGCACATCGTCAACTTGGACGACAAGCACTATAAAGTGACCAAGGACGCACTTCGTTGGGTCTGTGAAGATGATCCATACTATCCGGATAGTTTCGCGCTCCAGTTGGTTACGAAGTCAGGGGAGAATGTTTCCCACAGCGTTCGTATTCTACCTGGACGTGAAGAACTCTATCAATCTGATGAAACTGTCTTCCCTGGGCCTCCACGCTGGTTGGATGATACCGAGGTAATGCCTCGTTACATGATTCCTAAGCAGGTGGTTGACTCCCTGGAAGGTGTGGAATTCCTCCGCAAGATTGGTGCCAAGCTTCCTGAGTCCCTCAAGAAGCGTGTGCTTGATCTGGATCTCTACCCACGCTTCGAGATGCGCATTGAGCAGGGTCTCACTGCTGCTGAGACCGAGCACCTAGTGATCAATGTGAATGCTCTGGAGAAGAAAGAGCGCCGCACAGAGAAGCTAGTCAAAGAAGGCTGGGAGCTCGTCGAACAGAAGCCCGTCAAAGGCAAGCAGCTGCTTCGCTTTGCTCGTGAAGATCTTTATCCGGTTCCTTCACTCCTTCAGGAGATGGGGCTTACTTATGATGAGAAGCTTGGCGAGTTCAAGACCAGGGTCACCAAGCAATTCCCTGAAAAGTTTGCTGAGTGGGCCAACAAGATGCCTGAGTCCGTGGATGTGGAAATGGACTTCAAGCTCAAGACTCTCCTTGCCGACCCAGTAACCGCAGCGATCCGTTTCGAAGTTGTGAACCAGGATATCGACTGGTTCGACCTGAAGATCGTGATCGATGTGGAAGGTGTCAATCTCACCAAAGCTCAGATCCGCCAGCTAGTGGCTGCCCGCGGTGGCTATGTCCGTATGGAAGACGGTGGTTGGATGCGTCTTGAAATCAAGCTCGATGACGACCAGCGTGAGGCAGTAACCCGCCTCGGTCTGGATCCATTCGATCTCTCAGGCGAGACTCACCGCATGCACGCCCTTCAGCTTGCTGATCCGAAAGCTGCTGAGGTGTTCGATCCCAAGGCATGGAAGCGAATCAAGGATTCCGCACAGGATATTCAGGTGGATGTGGATGCGGATGTTCCAGAGGGACTCAATGCAACACTTCGACCATACCAGGTGGAAGGTTTCCGATTCCTCGCTTATCTCTCCACAAACCGCTTCGGTGGTATTCTTGCTGACGACATGGGTCTGGGTAAGACGATTCAGTCCATTACCTATGTGCTCTGGCTGCGTGAGCAGAACATGAAGGAGAAGAACGCCATTAAGAAGCCAGCATTGGTTGTCTGTCCTAAGTCCGTTCTTGATGTTTGGGCCACTGAGGCAGAGAAATTTGCTCCAGAGCTCAAAGTCAAGGTGCTCCGTACACGTGATGACCTCATTATAGATGAGGCTCAAAATGACTTGGATCTCGTTGTTCTTAACTACGCTCAACTTCGTGTATGCGGCGAGGACTTGAATACCATCAAGTGGCTCACTGTCATTCTGGACGAAGGTCAGCAGATCAAGAACCCAGATTCCAAGGCTGCCAAGTCTGCCCGTGAACTCAATGCGGCAAACCGACTTGTCCTCACAGGTACACCGATTGAGAACCGTCTCATGGACATGTGGTCACTGATGGCCTTCGCCATGCCAGGTGTTCTTGGTTCACGTGCCTACTTCAAGAAGCGCTTCGACAAGCGCAAGGATCCGTCCTCCCAGACACGCCTTGCTGCGAGACTTCGTCCGTTCCTTCTCCGCCGTACCAAGCTACAGGTGGCCAAGGATCTTCCGCCGAGAACGGAAGAGGAGGTATTCGCTAGCATGGAAGGCTTGCAGGCAGAGATGTACAAGGCCGAGCTCAAGCGAATCCAGAAGGCTCTCTTGGGTCTCGATTCCGACGAAGCAGTGAAGAAGAACTCATTCGCCATCCTTCAGGGGTTGATGCGTCTCAGACAGATCTGCTGTCACCCGGGCTTAATCGATCCGAAGTATCTCAAGGAAGAGAGTGCCAAGATGACAGCTCTGTTCTACCTGCTCGACCAGCTGCGTGATGAAGGTCACAAGGTGCTCGTGTTCTCCCAGTTCGTATCCATGCTGGATATCATCAAGGCCCGCCTTGAAACTGAGAGCCGTCCATATCACTACCTCACCGGCCAGACTAAAGACCGAAAGGGAGTGATCGAGAGCTTCCAGACAACCAAGGATCCATCCGTATTCATGCTTTCCCTTAAAGCTGGTGGTGCTGGTCTGAACCTGACTTCTGCATCCTACGTTATCCTGTACGATCCATGGTGGAACCCGGCGGTGGAAAACCAGGCGATTGACCGTACGCACCGTATTGGTCAGAAGAACAAGGTGATTGCCTACCGTCTTCTTACCAGAGACACGGTAGAAGAGAAGATCCGTGTTCTCCAGCACCAGAAGACCGCGCTTGTGACCAACGTTCTTGGTGACGAAGGTTTTGCAAGCAACCTTGGTGTAGAAGATCTCCAGTTCATCCTCAACCACGGTGGAGAAATGCTGGGTGATGAGGAATAA
- a CDS encoding fumarylacetoacetate hydrolase family protein has product MKLVRYGEDGYEEPAVMLEDGRIIDAGEEFHDYDEGFFACGGLDSLREWVAGGCEGGREVAPEMRLGPPIARPSKIICVGKNYAEHAKEFGGEVPDEPVLFMKSTSAYCGPNDDVVIPQRSNKLDYEVELAVIIGRTTSYVDRQHALDYVAGYSLMCDYSERAFQKERSGQWVKGKSADTFAPMGPVMVTRDEIADPQGIRLWSRVNGELRQNGWTGDMIFPVDYIVSYISQFMTLFPGDIIATGTPAGVGMGFEPPKFLQAGDCVELGAEGIGQTIQRVVHL; this is encoded by the coding sequence ATGAAATTAGTGCGCTACGGCGAGGACGGATATGAAGAGCCAGCAGTTATGCTGGAGGATGGCCGGATTATAGATGCGGGCGAGGAATTCCATGATTACGACGAGGGGTTCTTCGCTTGCGGAGGTCTAGATTCTCTGAGGGAGTGGGTAGCTGGCGGGTGTGAAGGTGGACGAGAGGTGGCGCCTGAAATGCGACTAGGCCCTCCTATAGCCCGGCCTTCGAAGATCATTTGTGTCGGTAAGAATTACGCTGAGCACGCAAAGGAATTTGGTGGGGAGGTACCGGATGAGCCAGTTCTCTTCATGAAATCCACCAGTGCCTATTGCGGGCCTAACGATGATGTCGTTATCCCCCAGAGATCCAATAAGTTGGATTATGAGGTGGAGCTGGCCGTAATCATCGGTAGAACCACCAGTTATGTGGATAGGCAGCATGCTCTGGATTATGTCGCTGGATATTCACTGATGTGTGATTATTCGGAGAGAGCCTTTCAGAAGGAGCGCAGTGGTCAGTGGGTCAAAGGAAAGAGCGCTGATACTTTTGCTCCTATGGGACCAGTCATGGTCACAAGGGATGAAATAGCTGATCCTCAGGGGATTCGCCTATGGAGCCGTGTGAATGGGGAGCTTAGGCAGAATGGCTGGACTGGCGATATGATATTCCCAGTAGACTATATCGTTAGCTATATCTCGCAATTTATGACCCTGTTTCCCGGGGATATTATAGCTACGGGTACTCCGGCAGGGGTAGGAATGGGCTTCGAGCCTCCAAAGTTCCTACAAGCTGGGGACTGTGTGGAGTTGGGGGCAGAGGGGATAGGCCAGACAATTCAACGAGTTGTACATTTGTAG
- a CDS encoding formate--tetrahydrofolate ligase, giving the protein MTDIEIAQQATMERILPLAHEKLGIPEESLIPHGHYKAKVSLDYLETLKDKPDGKLILVTAISPTPAGEGKTTTSVGLTDGLNKIGKKATVCLREPSLGPCFGMKGGAAGGGYAQVVPMEDINLHFTGDFHAIGLANNLLAALVDNHIHHGNALGIDQRKVSWRRVVDMNDRALREITVCLGGAANGFPRTDGFDIVVASEVMAIFCLSTSLDELKERLGNIIVGHTRDNQPVRARALNAHGAMTVLLKDAFQPNIVQTLEGNMAFIHGGPFANIAHGCNSVVATKAALKLSDYVVTEAGFGADLGAEKFIDIKCRKSGLKPDAAVVVATIKALKYHGGAELPTLKEENLEALEKGLVNLEKHVSNVREKFGLPCVVAINHFAFDTDAEIELVKRKMAHLDVKIVLAEHWAKGGEGAEDLARAVVQTIEEVPADFRFIYDDETPLWDKMKQVAREVYGASDIVADTKVRSKIKKLQADYGNYPICVAKTQYSFSTDAKLLGAPKDHVVKIREVRLSAGAEFVVMICGDIMTMPGLPKVPAADRIDIGSDGKVVGLF; this is encoded by the coding sequence ATGACTGATATCGAGATTGCTCAGCAAGCGACTATGGAACGAATACTCCCATTGGCCCATGAAAAACTTGGGATTCCAGAGGAGAGCCTCATCCCACATGGCCACTATAAAGCCAAAGTTTCGCTGGATTATCTAGAAACTCTAAAAGACAAGCCAGATGGTAAGTTGATCTTGGTGACTGCTATTAGTCCCACACCTGCAGGTGAGGGAAAGACTACCACTAGTGTAGGTCTAACTGATGGTCTTAACAAAATAGGTAAGAAGGCTACAGTATGTCTCCGTGAGCCATCCTTGGGGCCTTGTTTTGGTATGAAAGGAGGAGCAGCAGGTGGTGGCTATGCTCAAGTCGTTCCTATGGAGGATATTAACCTGCACTTTACTGGTGATTTTCATGCGATTGGATTGGCTAACAATCTTTTGGCTGCCCTGGTGGATAATCACATCCATCATGGGAATGCCTTGGGGATTGACCAGCGCAAGGTGAGCTGGCGGCGTGTCGTGGATATGAATGATCGGGCTCTACGTGAGATCACCGTATGTCTAGGTGGGGCGGCAAACGGTTTCCCGCGTACGGATGGTTTTGATATTGTTGTAGCGAGTGAGGTCATGGCGATTTTCTGTCTCTCTACTAGTCTTGATGAGCTGAAAGAGAGGCTAGGGAATATCATTGTGGGGCACACCCGTGATAATCAGCCGGTTCGCGCTCGAGCCCTGAATGCCCATGGGGCCATGACGGTTCTTCTGAAGGATGCTTTCCAACCAAATATCGTACAAACCTTGGAGGGTAACATGGCTTTCATTCACGGAGGCCCGTTTGCAAATATTGCTCATGGCTGTAATTCCGTTGTGGCAACGAAAGCCGCTCTGAAATTGTCCGACTATGTCGTGACGGAGGCTGGCTTTGGTGCTGACTTGGGAGCTGAGAAGTTTATTGATATTAAGTGCCGTAAGTCTGGTCTCAAGCCAGATGCTGCTGTGGTAGTGGCAACTATCAAGGCTCTGAAATATCACGGCGGTGCTGAACTGCCGACTCTCAAGGAGGAAAATCTGGAAGCTCTTGAAAAGGGGCTGGTGAATCTGGAGAAGCACGTCAGCAATGTCAGGGAAAAATTCGGGCTGCCATGTGTGGTGGCTATCAACCATTTCGCTTTCGATACTGATGCTGAGATCGAGCTGGTGAAGCGTAAGATGGCTCATCTGGATGTCAAAATCGTACTCGCTGAGCATTGGGCCAAAGGTGGAGAGGGGGCCGAGGATTTGGCGCGTGCTGTGGTCCAGACTATTGAGGAAGTACCGGCTGATTTCCGATTCATTTACGATGATGAGACACCGCTTTGGGATAAAATGAAGCAGGTGGCCCGTGAAGTTTATGGGGCCAGTGATATTGTAGCCGATACCAAGGTGCGCTCTAAGATTAAGAAGCTACAAGCAGATTATGGGAATTATCCGATTTGTGTGGCTAAAACACAGTATAGCTTCTCCACCGATGCTAAGCTGTTAGGTGCGCCAAAGGATCATGTGGTGAAGATCAGAGAGGTGCGTTTATCTGCAGGGGCTGAATTTGTTGTCATGATTTGTGGAGACATTATGACCATGCCTGGACTGCCGAAGGTACCAGCAGCTGACCGGATAGACATCGGGTCTGACGGCAAGGTTGTTGGTCTGTTTTGA
- a CDS encoding FdhF/YdeP family oxidoreductase, with translation MKRKAPKTWAAGRPAVISSMKHVMSTAGPVRGTKALLELNQMDGFDCPSCAWPDPDDHRAITEFCENGAKAIASEATSKIIDERFFREHSIEQLLGHSDYWHDQQGRLTHPMILEEGATHYKAISWEDAFQLIAKELKALPDPNQAVFYTSGRTSNEAAFLYQLFVRHYGTNNLPDCSNMCHESSGSALGAAIGIGKGTVSLHDLEQADVIICVGQNPGTNHPRMLSTLEACVKNGGEVVAINPLREAGLMGFAHPQKVSGMFNHATKLATQYLQVKINGDMAIFRGLAKIFFEREEKNPGHILDHTFIEQHTAGFFEYKESCDATSWEQIEDYSGISRAEMETLADSILHRDKKLVTCWAMGLTQHENAVDTIREVTNLHLLIGAIGREGAGLCPVRGHSNVQGDRTMGIFEKLPEWFHQSLEKVFKFESPRPHGFDVVEAIHAMHEEKAHVFFAMGGNFLQAAPDTNYTAEALRKCRLTCHVATKLNRSHLVTGKTGLILPCLGRTDLDMQSSGPQFVTCENSMGVVHMSTGRLTPPSTDLLSEPAIIAGIAEATVGDTSIINWSALASNYNLIRDFIEEVIPGFDNFNERVREPGGFYLHNSAKERTWNTETQKANFNSAALSIFQVKDSKRLILQTLRSHDQYNTTIYGLDDRYRGIGNERMILFLNPEDMQELGIKPAQKVRITSHWKDGERHAEGFYAIPYEMPRGAAAAYFPEANVLVPASSTAKISNTPTSKAIEITLEVML, from the coding sequence ATGAAACGCAAAGCCCCAAAGACATGGGCTGCAGGCCGCCCGGCAGTCATCTCATCTATGAAGCACGTGATGTCTACCGCAGGCCCTGTAAGAGGTACAAAAGCGCTCCTCGAACTGAACCAGATGGATGGCTTTGATTGCCCTTCCTGCGCCTGGCCTGATCCCGATGACCACAGAGCTATTACCGAATTTTGTGAAAACGGCGCAAAGGCTATCGCCTCTGAGGCGACCTCAAAAATTATCGATGAGAGATTCTTCCGAGAGCATTCCATCGAACAACTTCTCGGTCATTCAGACTACTGGCATGACCAACAGGGCCGCCTTACCCACCCAATGATCTTAGAGGAAGGAGCAACTCACTACAAAGCCATCAGCTGGGAGGACGCCTTTCAGCTCATCGCGAAAGAACTCAAAGCGCTCCCCGATCCCAATCAGGCTGTCTTTTACACATCCGGCCGCACCTCCAACGAGGCTGCTTTTCTCTATCAGCTATTTGTCCGCCACTATGGAACAAACAACCTCCCTGACTGTTCTAACATGTGTCATGAATCATCCGGTTCAGCCCTGGGGGCTGCTATCGGAATAGGCAAAGGCACAGTAAGTCTCCATGACCTCGAACAAGCAGATGTCATTATTTGCGTAGGCCAAAACCCAGGCACTAACCACCCCCGCATGCTTTCCACCCTAGAGGCATGTGTGAAGAACGGAGGCGAAGTGGTCGCCATCAACCCGCTCAGAGAAGCTGGATTGATGGGCTTTGCGCATCCGCAGAAAGTTTCTGGTATGTTCAACCATGCCACCAAGCTTGCTACTCAGTACTTGCAGGTGAAAATCAATGGAGACATGGCGATCTTCCGTGGACTCGCCAAGATCTTCTTCGAGCGCGAAGAAAAAAATCCTGGCCACATCTTGGACCATACCTTCATTGAGCAACACACCGCTGGATTCTTTGAGTACAAGGAATCGTGCGACGCTACCTCATGGGAACAAATCGAAGATTACTCTGGCATCAGCCGTGCCGAAATGGAGACGCTCGCAGACAGCATCCTGCACCGGGATAAGAAGCTAGTTACCTGCTGGGCCATGGGTCTCACTCAGCATGAGAATGCGGTAGACACCATTCGCGAAGTCACCAATCTTCATCTCCTTATTGGCGCCATTGGCCGAGAAGGCGCAGGCCTTTGCCCGGTACGAGGTCACTCCAACGTACAAGGTGACCGCACCATGGGAATCTTTGAAAAGCTCCCAGAATGGTTCCACCAATCGCTGGAAAAGGTTTTCAAATTCGAGTCTCCACGCCCACATGGTTTCGATGTAGTTGAAGCCATCCACGCGATGCACGAGGAAAAAGCTCACGTCTTCTTTGCCATGGGAGGAAACTTCCTACAAGCCGCCCCAGACACAAACTATACGGCGGAAGCATTGAGAAAATGCAGGCTGACCTGCCATGTGGCGACTAAGCTCAACCGCTCACACCTCGTCACTGGCAAGACAGGGCTTATCCTGCCTTGTTTGGGTCGTACCGACCTCGACATGCAATCCTCCGGCCCTCAGTTTGTGACTTGTGAGAATTCCATGGGGGTAGTCCACATGTCCACTGGTAGACTTACCCCGCCGTCTACAGACCTTCTGTCCGAGCCTGCCATCATCGCAGGGATCGCAGAAGCCACTGTTGGTGATACATCTATCATCAACTGGAGCGCCCTAGCATCCAACTACAACCTGATTCGCGACTTCATCGAGGAGGTCATTCCCGGCTTCGATAACTTTAATGAGCGTGTACGCGAACCAGGGGGCTTCTACCTTCATAATAGCGCAAAAGAGCGCACTTGGAATACAGAGACTCAGAAAGCCAATTTCAACTCTGCTGCCCTATCCATCTTCCAAGTAAAAGATAGCAAACGCCTTATCCTTCAGACGCTCCGCTCTCACGACCAGTACAATACCACCATTTATGGTCTGGACGACCGCTATCGAGGCATCGGGAACGAGCGCATGATTCTATTTCTCAATCCTGAGGACATGCAGGAACTCGGCATCAAGCCAGCTCAAAAGGTCCGCATCACCTCACACTGGAAAGATGGAGAGAGACATGCCGAAGGGTTCTATGCAATCCCCTACGAAATGCCTCGCGGAGCCGCAGCCGCATATTTCCCCGAGGCCAACGTCTTGGTGCCAGCCTCCTCGACTGCAAAGATTTCTAACACCCCTACTTCCAAAGCGATTGAGATCACTCTGGAAGTCATGCTGTGA